GCGACCCCGAGGGTCATCGGCTGACCGTCCTTGGTGGGAATCGGCGTGCTCGCGTACTTGAGGCTCGGGTTCTTCTCCGCGATCTGCCTGACGGTTGGCGGGAGCGCCACCACCATGCCAATCTTGCCCTGGATGAACACGTCCAGCATGGGGGTCCGGTCGGACGCCCCGGGGTCGGGCTGGGTGGCCTTTTCGTCGATCATCCGTTTCATGAACGTGACGGCTTCGAGGTTCGCGGGGGTGTTGACCGCGATGGTCGACCCGTTGGTCCACGATCCGCCGTTGCCGAAGGTCCAGATTGAAGTCTCCGCCTGGGCCTCCTCGCTGCCCAGCGGCATGCCGTAGCCGTAGACGCCGTCGCCGAGACTGGCCACCTTCTTCGCCGCGTCGAGCAACTGGTCCCACGTCTTCGGCGGTGCCGCGACGGCGGCCCGCTCGAACAGTTCGGTGTTGTAGAGCATGGTGCGGGCCGAGGCGATCAGTGGCAGGCCGTACATGGTGCCGTCGATCGAGGCGTTGTCCGCAAAGGACTGCTGGAAGTCCGCCCTGGTGTTGGCCGAGACCACTTCGTCGGCGGAGTACAACAGATCGTCCGCCGCGAAACCGGAGAAGGCGTCGATGTTGAGGATGTCCGGTGCGGCGTTCGACTGGACCTTGGTACGGACAACATCGTTGATGTTGTCCCAGGACTGGATCTCGAGCTCCACGTTGATGTCCGGGTGAGCCGCCTCAAACTCGGCGATGATGCCCTCCCAGAGCGCCTTGGTGCCGTCGCTGTAGCTGGGCACAAGGAACGACAGCGTGCTGCCGCCCTCACTCTGCCCGTCGTCGCCGCCGAACCCGCAACCTGTCAGCGCCAGGCCGGCAACCGCTACGGCTGCCCACGAACGCACGAATCTCTTCATATCCGCCTCCACCGGCGCAAGGACATCGCCAAAGTCGTGATCGGAATCCTGGCTGGCTGTGATCGTTCGTGACTGGTTCTGGTCGGAATCTTCCACGATCAAGCCGCCGCTGGGGGAATTCTGCGTTGCCGCCCCGAGCAACGTCAAGGCCTGCCGCTGTAACTGCTGCTCCGGTCGTGGACGGTCCCTCTCGGATCTCGATGCGTGTTCCTGACTGATTCCGTGACTTTCTTGACAGACTTGATCAGATCGCTCCATTCTGGAGGCCCTCCAAACCCGCTCGCATGAACCACGAGGACGAGGCACCCGATGAGTGAAGGAACCTTCCTGGCGGCCGAGATCAAGACCCAGCCGTGTGACTGGCTCCGTGTCTTGGACGTGCTGCCGTCCGTGGCGATGGACCTTCCGCAGCCCGGCGAGCGAGTCGCGGTGCTCGGATGTGGAACATCGCTATTCGTCGCCCAGGCCTACGCGGCCCTGCGCGAGAGCGCCGGCGAGGGCATCACCGACGCGTGGCCGGCCAGTGAACACCAACTCGGCCGTGGCTACGACCGGGTGCTCTGCATTACCCGCTCGGGCACCACGACCGAGGTGCTCGACGTCCTCAAGCAGCGCCGGGACAGCGCGCCGACCACCGTCATCACCGCCGACGCGACATCACCGGCGGTGAGCATGGCCCGTCCGGTCGTGCTCAGCGACGTCGACGAGCGTTCGGTCGTACAGACTCGCTTCGCGACGACCACGCTCGCGCTGTTGCGGGCGGCCCTCGGTCACGACCTACGTCCGGTCGCCGAACAGGCACGGCAGGTTCTCGATCGTGGCGTCGACGCGACGAGCCCGGCCGCGACGGCTGACCAGATCACCTTCCTCGGACGCGGCTGGACGGTCGGGCTCGCGCACGAGGCGGCCTTGAAGCTACGCGAGACGACTCAACTGTGGACCGAGTCCTACCCCGCCATGGAGTACCGGCACGGTCCGCTCAGCATCACCGGGCCCGGCCGAGTCGTCTGGGCGCTCGGAGAGGTTCCCGTCGGCCTGGCGGACCAGGTCCGGGCCGCTGGCGGACACTTCGAGTGGTCCGAGGTGGATCCGCTCGCCGATCTGGTCCGCGTCCATCAGTTGTGCCTGCTGCGGGCCGGGGCAGCAGGGCTCGACGCGGACCAGCCGCGCAATCTGTCCCGGTCGGTCATCCTCGACGGCTGACCGCTGGGCACCCGGGCCAGGGTGCCGGAGGTAGCCGGGCCAGGTGGTCCGGTGCTGACTGACCCCTCGCGTCGGCCAGCATGGTTAAGCAATTGTGCCAGGATCGTGCGTCAAACGATCACCTTCAAGCAGAAGATCTCTGATCGGCCATTGCGCTCGCAAGTGGAGTGATCGATACTGCTTGAAATTTCGCGTGACACGTCACATTCCCGCAGAGGAGCTGATCCACGTGAGTCCCAACGAAGCCATCCCGAGCGAGTCCACCGAGGCAGCCAGATCCCACCCCTCGCGGCGCAACGTCCTGAAGGGCGTGGGCGCGCTGGGCGCCGCGGCCGGACTGGGCGGTGCCCTACTGCCGGGCGCGGCGGCCAGTGCGGCGCCCGCGGCCGAACCTGCCCGGATCAAGGGCAAAGAGAAGTCCATGGCCAACGTGCCCTTTGAGGGCTTCGACGAGGTGCGCGTCGGCATCATCGGGCTTGGCAACCGCGGCGGAGACCAGGCCATGCGGTGGGCCGCCGTCTCCACGATCACCGCGGTCTGCGACATCCGGCCCGACCACGTCGCGGAGACCATCAGCCGAGTCATGGCCCAGGGCTTCCAGGACAAGGAGCCGGTCGGCTACTCCAACGGCGAGGAGGACTTCGAGCGGCTCGTCCGCCGCGACGATATCGACCTGATCTATATCGCCACGCCGTGGGAGTGGCACCACCCGATGGCCAAGGCGGCCATGGAGCACGGCAAGCACGTTGCCATCGAGCTGCCGATCGCGCCGCACCTGGACGACATCTGGGACCTGGTCCGCACCTCCGAGCGCACCGGCAAGCACTGCATGCTGCTGGAGAACGTGAACTACTTCCGCCCCGAGATGCAGATGTTCAACATGGCCAAGGCGGGGCTTTTCGGCGAGTTGCAGCACGCCTCCGGTGGATACGTCCACGACCTGCGCTGGCCGTACACCTTCGGGGGTGCCTACTACCCGGAGCACTGGCGGCGGCGCTGGCAAACCCGGATGAACGCCGCCCACTACCCGATGCACGGGCTCGGGCCGGTCTCGGCCTGCCTGGACATCAACCGCGGCGACCGCTTCGACGAACTCGTCGCGGTCGCCTCGCGGCCCAAGGCGCTGGCCCTGTTCCGCGAGGAGGACCCGCGGGTCGGCGCGGACCACCCGGCCTGGGACGACGATCCCTACATCTCCGGGGACCGCAAGCAGGTCTTCATCAAGACCGTCAACGACCGGTTCATCCGGGTCGAGCACGACGTGAACTCGCCCCACCCGTACAGCCGGGAGACCACGCTCACCGGGACCCGGGGTTCCCTGGAACTGGACAACGCCCGGATCTACCTGGAGTCGCTCGGTCACACGAACCACGCGTGGCGGACCGGCAGTGCCTTCAGCACGATCATGAACCAGCACGACCACTGGATCTGGCCGGCCCTGCAGAACCTGGCCAGCCAGTACGGTGGGCACGGCGGCGGCGACTTCATCTCCATCTTCCGGATGGTCCAGTTGATGCGCCTGGGCATGACCCCGGACATCGACGTCTACGACTCGGCGGCGTGGTGCTCGGTAATCCCGCTCAGCCACGAGTCGCTGAAGGGCAAGGGTTTCAAGTCGGTCAAGGTGCCCGACTTCACCCGCGGCCACTGGACGGAGGCACGCCCCACGTTCGACCGGCCGCGGCCGGAGGACCCGTGGCTGGACGGCAACGGCCGGCCGCGCCGGTAGGCATAGGCGCGGGCTGAGCTAACGCACCCGGGGTCGGGCACGAACGGTATTGTCCGTGCCCGACCCCGGTGCTTCGAGAGCCACCCAGCGAGGTCTGCCTGGCCGGGCCACGGTCGCAGGTCAATGAAACAAGTAGCCGATGTGCGTGCGTTCGAAGGTGGGCACGACATGCTCGGGGTCTCGACGGGCTCGTGCTCAGACCATGCGACGTAGCGCGGTCTCCACGGCATCGATCAGCGGATTACCTTCGGTCCGTGGGTGCCGTGCGAGACCGAGCTCGACGTCCGGCAGGGTGGGCAGGGCGTCCGCGTCGTGGCAGGCCATGACCGGTTCGAGGTTCGCGGGCATGAGCGCCGCGACGCCGAGCCCGGCCCGTACCGCGGCGAGCACACCGATCAGGCTGTTGCTTTCGAACGCCACCCGCCAGCGCCGATCGGCACGTTCCAGCGTTTCCAGCACTGACGTACGCCAGGAGCACGGGTTCGAGAACAGCACCACCGGCAGCGGATCGGCAGCCACGTCCACACCCTGGCCGATCGCCCAGACCAGCGGGCGGCGTACCGTCCAGCGCGGCGGCCCGGGAACGTCCGGCACCGCGTCGAGCACGAGTTGGACGCGGCCCGCGTCGTAGGCCTCCCGCATCGCGGCGCTGGAAATGCTGAGCACCTCCAGCGTCGCGCCGGGGTGCAGCCGGGCGAGGTCGGCGAGGGCCTGCGAAAGCTGGGACTCGGCGAGGTCTTCGAGCAACCCGACGACGCAGTGGCCGGTAAGCGCGCGTCCGGTTTCGGTGAGTGCCTGGGCGGAGAGCGAGAGAATGCGTTCGGCGTACGGCAGGAGCTCCTCACCCGCCCGGGTCGGCGAGACGCCAGACGGCGACCGGTAAAGCAGCGGACGGCCGACAACGCTCTCGAGCTTGCGCAACTGCTGGCTGAGCGCGGGCTGTGTATGCCCGAGCGCGGTCGCGGCGCGGCTGATGCTGCCCGCCCGCACGGCGGTGACGAACGACCGCAGCAACGCGGTCTCAAGATCTCTGGCCATAAGCATTCATTATGCCAGCTCCAACAAATTGCCCACTTCTTATGCCGTGAGGGATGATTTAACGTCACGCTGGTGACCGGATACCGACAGGTGCTAGCCGTGCCAGGGATGGCATCGCTGCTGGGCGTTTCGCTGCTCGCCCGGGCCGCGATCACGGCTGACGTGATGGCGCTGACGATGTATGTCGTGCTGGGCCTGGAGCTGAGCTACGCCGCAGCGGGCGGGGTCGCCGCGGCCCTGACCGCCGGAGTGGCGCTGGGCGGGCCGCTGTTCGGCCGCATGATCGACTCGCGGGGCCCGCGCACCGTGCTGCTGGTAACCGTCGTAGTGCAGGTCGCGTTCTGGCTGAGCGTACCGATCCTGCCGTATGGGTTCCTGCTGGTCGCCAGCTTCGTGGCGGGTCTGCTGATGGTGCCGGCCCAGGCGGTGAGCAGGCAGGCGATCGCCGCGATGACGACAACGGAGCAGCGCCGGGCCGCGTTTGCGCTGGAATCAGTGCAGGGCGAGCTGTCGTACATCGTGGGCCCGGCGGTGGTGATCCTGTGTGCGGCGACGATGTCCCCCGATGTGGTGGCGTGGGGGGTCGGTGCCGCGATCGTGGCCGGCGGAGCCGGAATCGCCTTGCTCAACCCCCCGGTGCGTGCCGATGCCGAGGCGGATGCCAGCGCGGCCGGACGGCCCCCGCGCAGGCAGTGGCTGGGCGCCGGAATGATCGCCGCGCTGACGATGGCGTTCGGCACCACGACGCTGCTCAGCGGCGTCGACCTCGCCATCGTCGCCACGCTGCAAGAAGCAGGTCAGGTGTCCTGGGCTGCCGTGGTCGTAGTGGTGTTCGGCACGTCGTCCGTCGTCGGCGGACTGATCTACGGCGCGCTGACCCGGCCGCTGCCCACGTGGCTGCTGCTCGGCTTGCTCGGGCTTGTGACGATTCCCGCCGGGCTCGCCCACGACTGGCCCTGGTTGTGCGTGGCCGTCGTCGGCAGCGGGCTACTCACCGCGCCGACCCTTGCCACGGTTGCCGACGCGGTGAGCCGGCTGGCGCCGGCCGGCGTGCGGGGTGAGGCGACAGGTCTGCAATCGTCAGCGCAGAGTGCTGGCTTCGCGCTCGGATCCCCGCTCGTCGGCGTGGCGATCGACCTCTCCGTGCCGGCGGCCGGCTTCGCGGCGGCCGGGCTGGCCGGCCTCGCCGCCGCACTGACCGGACACCTACTGTCCCGCCGCTCGCCCGCTCGAACGGCGGTGCCCTACCACCCTGTTCCAGTTGATCTCGGATAGTGAGCGTGGCGAGGCGGCGGGGGTGCCGCGATCCTGCCGGGAGACGAAGTACGACTCGCGGCGCCGACCGGGGGCGACTGGTCACCACGGCGGCAGCGGCGCGCCGGTGACCGCAATCGACCACTCCGCCAAGGGCGTCGGCCCATATCCGCAGTTCATCTGCACACCCGACGTGAAGACCGTGTGGAACCGCGTCCATCTCGACGTCCGCCCATGCCCGGGTGACGACCTGAAGGCCGAGGCGGCCAGACTGCGGACTCTCGGCGCCACCGCCATCGACCTAGGTCAAAACGATGTCCCGTGGACCGTCCTCGCCGACCCGGAAGGCAACGAGTTCTGCCTCCTTGCCCCAGGCTGACCCAAACCCTCTTCATCCGCTCGCTACGGCCACCAGCCCGAATTCTGCGACGCACCCTAGCCGGCATTGCCTACGAGTACTCGGCACGTCCGGATCTGGCTCCCCTCTGTGTCATCCATGAAGGAGCGGGGCCGGTCAAGGCTGGGGTTTGACCGGCTGACGTTGATTTTTCCGGTTCCGGCATTGGGTTTCGGGCAGGCGTGTGTGCGGTGCCGGGGTCAACGGCTGGGCCGTAGGCCCACCCCGCAGGGGCTTGGCCTTGGCACCGGCGCCGTGCGCGCCATGCTCGTGATGCCGGAAGGCGTTGTGGGTGGTCGCGTCACCAGTTCCGACCGATGTCGGAAGTGTCGATCTCGGGGTTCAGGTCGGCCGCGCTGGATTGCAGAGTCGCCCCCGTGTGTCCTCCCGGACCCGTCCTGACCAGCTTCGCGTCGGCCGTCATCTGCCGGTAGACGATGTCGGACAGGCGCCGCTTCAGCGCCCGTAGGGCTTCCATCGGGGTCTTGCCCGCGGCCAGTCTGCGTCGGTAGTAGCGGCGACCTTCGGTGTTACGTCGTAGCTGGACGATGGCCATGATGTGCAGCGCCCGGTTGATGCGCCGGTTCCCGGCTCTGGAGAGCCGGTGCCGGTTCTGGTCGCCGGACGAGGCGTCGATCGGTGCGGTTCCGTTCCACGAGGCGAAGTGGGCACGACTGGGAAACCGGTGGATGTCTGCGATGTCGCCGAGCAGGCGGGCCGCGCCGGACGGCCCGATGCCGGTCAGGTCCATCAGCCGGCTTCCGGTGTTGTTGACCAGGTCGGTGAGCTCCTGTTTCGCGGTTTTGATCTTCCTGTCGATGACGCTGAGTTCGCCGATCAGCTCGGAGGCCAACCGGCGGCGGGTCTTGCCGACCACGTCGCGCGGGCGCACAGTGCCCAGCAGGGCGCGGGCCTGTTGGGCGGACAGGTCCTTTTTCGCACCGCCGGGCACCAGTTCGAGTAGCAGGTGGTGCAACCGGGAGACCACGTCGGTGCGGGCGCGGCCGAGCTGGTCACGGCGGTCGACCAGCAGCCGTAACGCGACTGTGGTGTCGTCGGTGACGACCTGCCGCAGACCTTCGGTGCGCAGGGCGACCACAGCGACGCTGCGGGCGTCGACCGGGTCGGTCTTGCGGCCCTGACCGGTGGCGAACACCCGGGCCCGGGCGGACAGCTTCGCGGGAACGTCCACGACGGTCTCGCCGTCAGCGACCAGGCGTTGAGCGACGTGCCGGCCGATGCCGTTGCAGCCCTCGACCGCCCAAAGGCGGTCCTTGTGCTTGCGGCCGGCGGCGAGCATGGCCTGGTAGCCGTCGCGGTCGGTGCCGAACCGGCCCTGCCCGAGCGCCTTCTCCCGGGCGTTGATGATTTCGATGGTGGCGGAACGCTTGTGCGGGTCCACGCCGATGATGACCTGGGCCATCGTGTCCTCCCTCGATCCGACGGTGTTCGTCGACGGGAGGGCAGCGCTACCTTGAGCCGGGCAGTCCCCTCTTGAGCCTCTCTCCGCCGCGGTGACCGGCGGGGCGCACGCCAGATGAGAGCCACACCAACCTGCGGTGGGCAGCCGCGATGAGAGCGACCCCACCGGTCACCTCGACCAAGCCTGGCCGGGCTGCGGTCGTACCACCGGCTAACAGGTAGCCGCGATCCGCGCGTCACGCTATGTGACGGCGGACGGCGCACCGCAGGCGCCCGGAACTGCCGATGAGCGCGCGTTCCCTATCAGGCGTCCGCGAGGGGCCCGGGGAGGCGGTGGAAGCCGAACTCTGCATGGTTGCTGGTCAGCAGCGGGGACCATCCCGAGGCCAGGAACTCGGCTATCGGTCCGACGGCCATCTGACTGTGGTCGACGATGGTGGTGCCTTGGTACGTGGCGACAAGGATTAGCGCGCTTCGGTCGGGGAGAGCGAAGAACCCTTCGACGCGGTCGTTGGGCGACATGGCCGCGACCAGGTTCAGGTGGGTGCCGGCGGGATCCGTCTGGAAGAGCCCGTCGACCCGGCGTGAGCCGCCCTTTTCGGTCAACGTCGCGGAGAACCACACGTCGTCGCCTAACACCTGAAGATCATGGTAGAACTCCCACAGTTGATCGGCTGGTAGCTCGGCAAGCGCTTGCAACTGGGCCGTAGCCCCGGCCACGCCTTTGCGCACGTGGTTGCGCAACCCCTGCCCGAACCGCCGGGTGTCACCGGAGGCAATATCCAGCAGGCGGGGGCGGGCACCGTGGATGTAGACCAGGGTCTGCGAGTCGAGCCACGCGTACCGGTACGCCCGCGTGCGGAACTGGGTCGACCGCCCCGGTTCCACGCTCTCAAGGCACAGCCGCTGGTCATCGCCTATCCACCGCACCCACGCCACCGTGTCCCCGGCAGGGCTGACCGACAGCGACGGCGGCCCCCAGCTGAACCGCCCGACCTTCACCTCGCGCACCACCGCGCCCTGCCCGTGGAGCAGGGTCAGGCCGGCGCCGCGATGCACCACGTATCCGCCCGCGGGCAGGCACACCGGATCGTGCGCGTAGCCACGGTAGATCTGCTGCCAGACGCCGTCGCGCGGGTCGCACCGGAACAGGCGTAGATCACCTCGGTCATTGGCCCATACGTCGGGGACACGTTGCCCGGCTGTAGCAGCGGTCATGATCAGCTCCTGCCGGTGGCCGCACCACCGGAGCGCGGACACGAACGAGAACGGTTGCAAAGGCACCCGGAACACCTCTGCCTCCGGCCCCGACGTGATCAGCAGATCGTCTGCTTGCAGGCGACGAAACACCGCAACAGCATGACCACCGTGGGAGGGCGCGACAAGCTCTACTGCCCTCGTCTTACTTCGTGCCGGTAACAGGGCTCACGGACGTCCTCACATGCCGCCGACCGAGCGTGCGTAGCGTCCGGGTCAAGGTCTCCCGGCTCCCGGTGCGGGCGCCGGGAACGCCACCATCCTCCCGCTAGGTTGCGACGGCTCCGGTCCACCCCACGCCTGGCCGACGACGAACAACCGCGGGTCCCGCCCGCGGCTGAGCACGCAGGCGAAGGCTCCGCGATCAAAGCCGACGGTGGCCAGCACCTCGCCGCCCTCGTGTACCCGAACACAGCGCTGGTTGCCGACGTCGGCGTACCAGACGGCGCCCTCGGCGTCCATGCAGATCCCGTCGGGGTGGTCATCGGGCGTCTCTGCCCACACGTGTCGATTGCTGAGGACCCCGTCGCTGCCGATGTCGTAGGCGGTGAGCCGGCTCGCGTACGACTCGGCAACGACCAGGGCCGCGCCGTCCGGGCTGATCGCCATGCCGTTGGGGAACGCGAGGTCGTCGGCTACCTGCTCGACGTCGCCCTCGGGGGTGACAAGCACGACCAGGCCCGGTGCGAACTCGCCCCCGGGAAAGTCGAAACCGATGCTGTTGACATAGGCGTTTCCCCGGTCGTCGACCACGATGTCGTTCCACGGCTTGTCCGAAACCGCGGACAAGTCGGCATGCTCGACCAGCGACCCGTCCGGCTCACGGCGCAGCAACCGACGCTGGGCCGAGTCCACGACGAGCAGCCGCCCGTCCGGCAGGAAGTCGATGCACATCGGAAACGACGCGACGGTTGCCACCACTTCGTGGCTACCGTCGACGTCAAGCGAGATCACCTGGTTGGCGCCCCAGTCGGAGAACCAGACCCGCCCGTCGTGCCAGCGCGGTGACTCGCCGAAAACGATGCCTTCCATCAGGACTTCAGCTTCGCTCATCACGTTCTCCCTCTGCTCGGCACTGGAGTAGAAACGATTCGGCACCGGAACTCATCGCCCATCCTGGACCCGCCACCACCCCGAGCCCCCGGACACCTACCCCGCCGTCGCCGGCAGCTTCCTTGTCGGTCAGTCGCTCGTCTCTGTGTGCTACCAAGAAGCCGTTGCCTGCTGGCCTTGGACGTACTGCGGCTGGACTATTTGCACGAAGGGCTAGGGGTACGCGGATGAGAGCGATCGTGTACGACAGGTACGGGCCCCCGGATGTGTTGCGGATCGAGAACGTCCCCAAGCCGTCTCCCACTGCCCGGCAGGTGCTCGTCAAGATT
The nucleotide sequence above comes from Micromonospora sp. NBC_00389. Encoded proteins:
- a CDS encoding extracellular solute-binding protein, with the translated sequence MTLLGAATQNSPSGGLIVEDSDQNQSRTITASQDSDHDFGDVLAPVEADMKRFVRSWAAVAVAGLALTGCGFGGDDGQSEGGSTLSFLVPSYSDGTKALWEGIIAEFEAAHPDINVELEIQSWDNINDVVRTKVQSNAAPDILNIDAFSGFAADDLLYSADEVVSANTRADFQQSFADNASIDGTMYGLPLIASARTMLYNTELFERAAVAAPPKTWDQLLDAAKKVASLGDGVYGYGMPLGSEEAQAETSIWTFGNGGSWTNGSTIAVNTPANLEAVTFMKRMIDEKATQPDPGASDRTPMLDVFIQGKIGMVVALPPTVRQIAEKNPSLKYASTPIPTKDGQPMTLGVADHLMAFKNEGDKQEALKTFLDYVFSAPVYTKFVDTEGFLPTTKSGAAAQAGKTEIASFLEVLPNARFYPSTNPHWAATQGAMQSLMGQIGQGKDPRAVLDEIQAKANG
- a CDS encoding SIS domain-containing protein, translating into MSEGTFLAAEIKTQPCDWLRVLDVLPSVAMDLPQPGERVAVLGCGTSLFVAQAYAALRESAGEGITDAWPASEHQLGRGYDRVLCITRSGTTTEVLDVLKQRRDSAPTTVITADATSPAVSMARPVVLSDVDERSVVQTRFATTTLALLRAALGHDLRPVAEQARQVLDRGVDATSPAATADQITFLGRGWTVGLAHEAALKLRETTQLWTESYPAMEYRHGPLSITGPGRVVWALGEVPVGLADQVRAAGGHFEWSEVDPLADLVRVHQLCLLRAGAAGLDADQPRNLSRSVILDG
- a CDS encoding Gfo/Idh/MocA family protein, producing MSPNEAIPSESTEAARSHPSRRNVLKGVGALGAAAGLGGALLPGAAASAAPAAEPARIKGKEKSMANVPFEGFDEVRVGIIGLGNRGGDQAMRWAAVSTITAVCDIRPDHVAETISRVMAQGFQDKEPVGYSNGEEDFERLVRRDDIDLIYIATPWEWHHPMAKAAMEHGKHVAIELPIAPHLDDIWDLVRTSERTGKHCMLLENVNYFRPEMQMFNMAKAGLFGELQHASGGYVHDLRWPYTFGGAYYPEHWRRRWQTRMNAAHYPMHGLGPVSACLDINRGDRFDELVAVASRPKALALFREEDPRVGADHPAWDDDPYISGDRKQVFIKTVNDRFIRVEHDVNSPHPYSRETTLTGTRGSLELDNARIYLESLGHTNHAWRTGSAFSTIMNQHDHWIWPALQNLASQYGGHGGGDFISIFRMVQLMRLGMTPDIDVYDSAAWCSVIPLSHESLKGKGFKSVKVPDFTRGHWTEARPTFDRPRPEDPWLDGNGRPRR
- a CDS encoding LysR family transcriptional regulator, whose amino-acid sequence is MARDLETALLRSFVTAVRAGSISRAATALGHTQPALSQQLRKLESVVGRPLLYRSPSGVSPTRAGEELLPYAERILSLSAQALTETGRALTGHCVVGLLEDLAESQLSQALADLARLHPGATLEVLSISSAAMREAYDAGRVQLVLDAVPDVPGPPRWTVRRPLVWAIGQGVDVAADPLPVVLFSNPCSWRTSVLETLERADRRWRVAFESNSLIGVLAAVRAGLGVAALMPANLEPVMACHDADALPTLPDVELGLARHPRTEGNPLIDAVETALRRMV
- a CDS encoding MFS transporter yields the protein MTGYRQVLAVPGMASLLGVSLLARAAITADVMALTMYVVLGLELSYAAAGGVAAALTAGVALGGPLFGRMIDSRGPRTVLLVTVVVQVAFWLSVPILPYGFLLVASFVAGLLMVPAQAVSRQAIAAMTTTEQRRAAFALESVQGELSYIVGPAVVILCAATMSPDVVAWGVGAAIVAGGAGIALLNPPVRADAEADASAAGRPPRRQWLGAGMIAALTMAFGTTTLLSGVDLAIVATLQEAGQVSWAAVVVVVFGTSSVVGGLIYGALTRPLPTWLLLGLLGLVTIPAGLAHDWPWLCVAVVGSGLLTAPTLATVADAVSRLAPAGVRGEATGLQSSAQSAGFALGSPLVGVAIDLSVPAAGFAAAGLAGLAAALTGHLLSRRSPARTAVPYHPVPVDLG
- a CDS encoding VOC family protein translates to MTAIDHSAKGVGPYPQFICTPDVKTVWNRVHLDVRPCPGDDLKAEAARLRTLGATAIDLGQNDVPWTVLADPEGNEFCLLAPG
- a CDS encoding IS110 family transposase, translated to MAQVIIGVDPHKRSATIEIINAREKALGQGRFGTDRDGYQAMLAAGRKHKDRLWAVEGCNGIGRHVAQRLVADGETVVDVPAKLSARARVFATGQGRKTDPVDARSVAVVALRTEGLRQVVTDDTTVALRLLVDRRDQLGRARTDVVSRLHHLLLELVPGGAKKDLSAQQARALLGTVRPRDVVGKTRRRLASELIGELSVIDRKIKTAKQELTDLVNNTGSRLMDLTGIGPSGAARLLGDIADIHRFPSRAHFASWNGTAPIDASSGDQNRHRLSRAGNRRINRALHIMAIVQLRRNTEGRRYYRRRLAAGKTPMEALRALKRRLSDIVYRQMTADAKLVRTGPGGHTGATLQSSAADLNPEIDTSDIGRNW
- a CDS encoding SMP-30/gluconolactonase/LRE family protein → MSEAEVLMEGIVFGESPRWHDGRVWFSDWGANQVISLDVDGSHEVVATVASFPMCIDFLPDGRLLVVDSAQRRLLRREPDGSLVEHADLSAVSDKPWNDIVVDDRGNAYVNSIGFDFPGGEFAPGLVVLVTPEGDVEQVADDLAFPNGMAISPDGAALVVAESYASRLTAYDIGSDGVLSNRHVWAETPDDHPDGICMDAEGAVWYADVGNQRCVRVHEGGEVLATVGFDRGAFACVLSRGRDPRLFVVGQAWGGPEPSQPSGRMVAFPAPAPGAGRP